In the genome of Staphylococcus durrellii, one region contains:
- a CDS encoding MFS transporter encodes MVVAKLKSENRRLSTFKEIQAPKLKFREKLSYGFGDLGNGMMFDMGQIYLLKFFTDILGISSVYGGLVFFLSKIFDAFFDTGVGAYVDNRRHIGSKGKFRPFILYGSIPLAMFTVLTFISPDLSYTGKVVWAFTTYILFNFAYSVVNIPYGSLSATMTLNADDRTQLSVFRNLGSQGALFIAGIVVIPMVNAFPNHAIGYPIAVGLLGIAGVIFHMICYKGTKERHVIEQPKTKNMGRKAFKALFKNLPFIILVIYTLLTITAQFLKQQVQLYYFQYVLDSPNLVSIVSTLNFIMLIPALILTTILSKKFGKKMTAIIGVTAFFIFEFLNLAVFGSNLKSFLVINTLSNMSLVIPTTVSWAFIADVVEYQQWKTGIRSEGIIYSSYSFTRKITQALAGLISGSALTLVGYQPNVQQTASTLFGMKFIFFAVPGIATLIGMVVFLIFYPLTDKRHNQIVKELALREEI; translated from the coding sequence ATGGTTGTCGCAAAGTTGAAATCTGAAAACAGAAGATTAAGTACTTTCAAAGAAATTCAAGCGCCTAAATTAAAATTTAGAGAAAAACTTTCATATGGTTTTGGTGATTTAGGAAACGGCATGATGTTTGATATGGGTCAGATTTACCTGCTTAAATTTTTCACTGATATTTTAGGTATATCTAGCGTTTATGGGGGGTTAGTATTTTTCCTTTCTAAAATCTTTGATGCTTTCTTTGATACTGGTGTGGGTGCTTATGTTGATAATAGAAGGCATATTGGGAGTAAAGGAAAGTTCCGTCCATTTATTTTATATGGGTCAATACCGTTAGCCATGTTTACGGTATTAACCTTTATTTCACCAGATTTAAGCTATACGGGAAAAGTAGTTTGGGCATTTACGACATACATATTGTTTAATTTTGCCTATTCTGTAGTTAATATTCCATATGGTTCACTTTCAGCTACTATGACACTTAACGCTGATGATCGTACACAATTGTCGGTATTTCGTAATTTAGGTTCACAAGGTGCGTTGTTTATCGCCGGTATCGTAGTTATTCCAATGGTTAATGCCTTCCCTAATCATGCTATAGGTTACCCGATAGCAGTAGGCCTATTAGGTATAGCGGGCGTTATATTTCATATGATTTGTTATAAAGGAACTAAAGAGCGACACGTTATTGAACAACCTAAAACTAAAAACATGGGAAGAAAAGCTTTCAAGGCATTGTTTAAAAATTTGCCATTTATTATTTTAGTTATTTATACATTGTTAACGATTACGGCACAATTTTTAAAACAACAAGTGCAATTATATTATTTCCAATACGTACTAGATTCACCAAATTTAGTAAGTATCGTTAGTACATTAAATTTTATAATGTTAATACCTGCATTAATTTTAACGACTATTTTAAGTAAAAAATTTGGTAAAAAAATGACAGCTATAATTGGTGTAACGGCATTCTTTATTTTTGAATTTCTGAACTTAGCCGTATTTGGAAGTAACTTAAAATCATTTTTAGTGATCAATACTTTGTCTAATATGAGCCTAGTAATACCAACTACAGTGTCATGGGCATTTATAGCTGACGTAGTTGAGTATCAACAATGGAAAACTGGAATTCGCTCTGAAGGTATCATCTATTCTAGCTATAGTTTCACAAGGAAAATCACCCAAGCCTTAGCAGGATTGATTTCAGGTTCAGCTTTAACACTAGTAGGATACCAGCCTAATGTGCAACAAACTGCATCTACACTATTTGGTATGAAATTTATCTTCTTTGCAGTTCCTGGAATAGCTACGCTTATTGGCATGGTAGTATTCTTAATATTTTATCCTTTAAC